In the genome of Parus major isolate Abel chromosome 2, Parus_major1.1, whole genome shotgun sequence, one region contains:
- the AOC1 gene encoding amiloride-sensitive amine oxidase [copper-containing], giving the protein MWLLGLPWALALLVTAGSSGPSAEPPDPASIFADLSPAELRAVRTFLMERPELGLSPSQGGPLAKNSLFLVELLPPKKRSALRFLEHGGAQPRREARAVVFFGAQAEPNVTELAVGPLPRPSFYRPLPFKGGRAVPFSARPMTRLEYALLHEALVAALAPLEPLLLEATGFGFQNCSERCLTYSDIAPRGLGPGERRTWLVIQRFVEGFFLHPTGLEVLLDHRDPDPRRWAVRRLWYNGRYFGSVRELAESHARGTLPLARLPEPPARHLFSSYEPRGRFSSGTPTDVHGAKVCEPQGRRYRLLGNRLQYGGWSLAFRLRSSAGLQLFDVRFDGERVAYELSVQEAIAFYGGHSPAAMQTKYMDAGWAMGASSYELARGVDCPETATFLDAHHLLDADGPVRFPNALCVFELPTGVPLRRHFDSDFQGGFHFYAGLEGRALVLRTTSTVYNYDYIWDFLLYPNGVLETKVHATGYIHATFYTPEGRRYGSRVHSHLLGNIHTHLVHYKVDLDVAGSGNSFETMDIRFENISNPWSAGARVVQPWLHREPRRREREAALPLARPAPRYLLFSNPRRRNRWGHRRTFRLQLSSHAGPVLPRGWREERGVTWARYHLAVTRRHENEPSSSTMYTQNDPWDPPVTFESFIHDNETIEDQDLVAWVTVGFLHVPHAEDIPNTATPGNAVGFFLRPFNFFNEDPSVASRAPVIVRPLDPPSCSRLEIRRWTPASPGPCVHPEPFTYNGTARQV; this is encoded by the exons atgtggctgctggggctcccCTGGGCGCTGGCCCTGCTGGTCACCGCGGGCTCCTCCGGCCCCTCCGCCGAGCCCCCGGACCCCGCGTCCATCTTCGCCGACCTGAGCCCGGCGGAGCTCCGGGCCGTGCGGACCTTCCTGATGGAGCGGccggagctggggctgtccccgAGCCAGGGGGGGCCCCTGGCCAAGAACTCGCTGTTCCTGGTGGAGCTGCTGCCGCCCAAGAAGCGCTCGGCGCTGCGGTTCCTGGAGCACGGCGGGGCCCAGCCGCGGCGGGAGGCTCGGGCCGTCGTGTTCTTCGGGGCTCAGGCCGAGCCCAACGTGACCGAGCTGGCCGTGGGGCCGCTGCCCCGGCCCAGCTTCTACCGCCCGCTGCCCTTCAAGGGCGGCCGGGCCGTGCCGTTCTCGGCGCGGCCGATGACCAGGTTGGAGTACGCGCTGCTGCACGAGGCTCTGGTGGCCGCGCTGGCCCCGCTGGAGCCGCTGCTGCTCGAGGCCACCGGATTCGGCTTCCAGAACTGCTCCGAGCGCTGCCTCACCTACTCCGACATCGCGCCCCGCGGGCTGGGCCCCGGCGAGCGCCGCACGTGGCTGGTGATCCAGCGCTTCGTGGAGGGTTTCTTCCTGCACCCCAcggggctggaggtgctgctggaccACCGGGACCCCGACCCGCGGCGCTGGGCCGTGCGGCGCCTCTGGTACAACGGGCGCTACTTCGGCAGCGTGCGGGAGCTGGCCGAGAGCCACGCGCGGGGGACGCTGCCCCTCGCCCGCCTGCCCGAGCCCCCCGCCCGCCACCTCTTCTCCAGCTACGAGCCGCGGGGCCGCTTCTCCAGCGGGACCCCCACCGACGTGCACGGGGCCAAGGTGTGCGAGCCGCAGGGCCGGCGCTACCGCCTGCTCGGGAACCGGCTGCAGTACGGCGGCTGGAGCCTGGCGTTCCGCCTGCGCTCCTCCGCCGGCCTGCAGCTCTTCGACGTGCGCTTCGACGGCGAGCGCGTGGCCTACGAGCTGAGCGTGCAGGAGGCCATCGCCTTCTACGGCGGCCACTCGCCGGCCGCCATGCAGACCAAGTACATGGACGCCGGCTGGGCCATGGGCGCCTCCAGCTACGAGCTGGCCCGCGGCGTGGACTGCCCCGAGACCGCCACTTTCCTGGACGCCCATCACCTCCTGGACGCCGACGGCCCCGTGCGCTTCCCCAACGCCCTGTGCGTCTTCGAGCTGCCCACGGGCGTTCCCCTGCGCCGCCACTTCGACAGCGACTTCCAGGGCGGCTTCCACTTCTACGCGGGGCTGGAGGGCCGGGCGCTGGTGCTCAGGACCACCTCCACCGTCTACAACTACGATTACATCTGGGACTTCCTGCTCTACCCCAACGGCGTCCTGGAAACCAAGGTCCACGCCACCGGCTACATCCACGCCACCTTCTACACGCCGGAGGGCCGGCGCTACGGCAGCCGCGTGCACAGCCACCTCCTGGGCAACATCCACACCCACCTGGTGCACTACAAGGTGGACCTGGATGTCGCAG GCTCCGGGAACAGCTTCGAGACGATGGACATTCGCTTCGAGAACATCTCCAACCCCTGGAGCGCGGGGGCGCGCGTGGTGCAGCCGTGGCTGCACCGGGAGCCGCGGCGCCGGGAGCGCGAGGCCGCGCTGCCGCTGGCCCGGCCCGCTCCCCGGTACCTGCTCTTCTCCAACCCGCGCCGGCGGAACCGCTGGGGCCACCGCCGCACCTTCCGCCTGCAGCTCAGCTCGCACGCCGGGCCCGTGCTGCCCCGCGGGTGGCGGGAGGAGCGCGGAGTCACCTGGGCCAG GTACCACCTGGCCGTGACACGGCGCCACGAGAACGAGCCGAGCAGCAGCACCATGTACACCCAGAACGACCCCTGGGACCCCCCGGTCACCTTCGAGAGCTTCATCCACGACAACGAGACCATCGAGGACCAG GACCTGGTGGCCTGGGTGACCGTGGGCTTCCTGCACGTGCCCCACGCCGAGGACATCCCCAACACGGCCACCCCCGGCAACGCCGTCGGCTTCTTCCTGCGCCCCTTCAACTTCTTCAACGAGGACCCGTCGGTGGCGTCGCGAGCCCCGGTGATCGTGCGGCCCCTGGACCCCCCGAGCTGCTCCCGCCTGGAGATCCGGCGCTGGACCCCCGCCAGCCCCGGGCCCTGCGTCCACCCCGAGCCCTTCACCTACAACGGCACCGCCCGCCAGGTGTGA